One genomic region from Solwaraspora sp. WMMD792 encodes:
- a CDS encoding non-ribosomal peptide synthetase, with the protein MLITDGPNGEKHLLDVLIAAADAAPDQTITHVRGDGAERVVTHRQLRDDALRVAGGLHDAGITAGTPVILLADGGDDFQPMFWGALAAGLVPVPLPPEPTRVAGVRDMLGGVPVIVDDACAPIARQADAPALHIAGLRTGPTRRQLPTPDPDAPAFLQFSSGSTGTPRGVELRHRNVLANLRQIGQAAALTSDDTSVSWMPYFHDMGLIGTHLAPLAARLRQVRIGPLTFAKRPLLWFSVAHRHRATLLSAANFALALAVRRVPAENLAGLDLSAVRLMMVGAEPISPVVWRAFVERTRPAGLDPAALQPVYGLAEATLAVTVPPLGETAVPVRVDRTALAAGTVQQAGEGDPDTVEFMDVGRPVPGCQVRVVDDAGRAAGDGRVGRIEVRGPNVAAGYHGDLAATAEVFVDGWLRTGDLGFLRDGRLCVTGRAKDVVFVNGRTFHAADLEEVVAGTAGLPAGRVAVLGCTDHDHGAERVVVFVQWARPPADAAAVLARVAARIVTATGHDQVRVLPVPARAFPRTTSGKLRRPRLRQRYAAGDFAAVEQRWAATTPPTPAIAPTMSAVAGGGSRDEVERVVRAVWARVLRRPADDIGVHDRFTTLGGSSLQAMEVLAGLEDAFGRELDPAELRERATVAALADHLLTPVADGNVEPAGPASGPAAGPTGGPAAAAAAGAADGVAIIGLACRFPNADSPDEFWRQLLDGRDSVGEIPPQRWRPAEGDTARWGAFLDDPAGFDAGFFGMSDTDADHTDPHARIFLELAHEALERAGYAGPRRHGRRVGVFAAVGESGYTELLRAESDVTGEPAALVGNLRNLIPARVAQALDLAGPAIAVDTACSSALVALHLAVRSLRERECDLAVVGGVNLNLTPTGHRLLAAAGALSPTGRCRVFATDADGFVPGEGGAALVLARAADAHAAGDELLALVRGTAVNNDGRSLSLLAPNPLRQREVITQAYRDSGVDPAIVSYVEAHGTGTELGDPVEVRSLAHAFPPRPDGRPRLIGSVKSNLGHLLNAAGMPALVKVVLALRHRQLPPSLHVDTPSPRLDLPAAGFQVVTGAQDWVDDGPLTAGVNAFGFGGTNAHAILQEATPATVLQQATPATAPQQTAPAAEPTAGAASAGPYLVTCSAATEAALRQSLQALAAHLDAHPQLDPGDVCATVNTARDDRPHRVAVVADSTAGLAAALAAAASGPVTEVVRRPRTAVVWPGDETGPTAVCRRLADWGVVPDAVTGDDADQLRALLDQGYDVLLGADPDRLTRAVRDASPQAADRVEVLSVPPTDADGGLTGLVGALWQRGVAVDRVRLSGGRRRVAVPTYPFQRRRHWLPEAAKDRDGLVHQVCWSPLPLPLLAGRSPASVHLTGPGAALGRPLADGLRDRLTADGIELATGIGDADLVVYLASGDAFDADGGVARLDEAVDATLHGVTGLVAALPERGFRLLVVTHDAVSTGASGERPDPVQSLVTGLTAALADEHPDSVVSGVDLSAADDVPAWVNALVAELATMGAQPDPAAVESRPVAWRGGQRLGRRLVPTAPIGEEPTEPVDADGVQLIVGGTGGVGAALAADLAARGHRRIVLAGRAAAAPDGLVDRLRALGARVDYRRCDITDAADVDALIAGLPDLAGVFHAAGVVRPGPLRSRSVAQLQAVLAPKVRGGHLLVQALRRYGRRPATVVAFTSVSALLPGLAGAVGDYAAANAFLDTYAAVERAAGRPLRTVGFSALADAGMAADPGLAARLAARGLPALPFDDALPALRSALRRPAAHLVVARLTAASEAATVTASVPPVDTLPQPQAVPSSDADRQLHTPGEIRDVLRRLLADALDCDPARIDDDTSFLSLGLDSLTAIDLVKTLEGELGRPLPTMLLFEHGTIAALVDRLADPPPAAVPTAVTGDDDGESFALSGVQRAFHTLHRLYPQVAAYGFVRHAVTGQLDADLLGQALEHLTRRHPMLRMRWTDDGAAPPRQLIGPPTPLADWYAVHDDTGDVDALTERLCNEPIDLTRRPPLRAVLIRTGPADAQLLLVLHHAAGDGASLSVLSEELWQVYGALAAGRGPQLPPVPATFRDHLAVAAPARAEDLAFWRETLASWPTGLRLPWHDPTAPPAPPYAAHQVAVDPPTVAALTRAAAAAQVSLFHLLLAGYARCLARASGQRTVTVSVARAGRDARLPGVDRVVGPFADTLPVTVDVDPVEPAADLARRVLAAWLVAQRHGTVDAVDLARATPRPDDPAGGGGGGRPVTTSPASFSFARFPVMSDADLPVRVSPVAAGTASAGTRLGLLCWPDGERLRFAWNHPVASLDRAAVAGLAADFLAELADLAKQTDPPSTESTLGVLPSVVERIGQVCRRHADAVAVEAGELRMTYRQLDAAADRVAAALRHHGVQVGDLVGLLAARGPAAVAAAVGVLRAGAGWVPLDVAHPAARHRDQLRRSGTRVLLHDTESTTLADALAGLVTVDIDTIIADGTAVDPVTDGAAAADPDGTAYVIFTSGSTGRPKGVPVSHRSMANYLRWAVDTFGYHSGDRLAQTSSLCFDASVRQLLAPLLVGATVVVLAPQVLRDPDEVLSRVEHDRITVWSSVPTLWGQLLAAAQRRTAWGGPPELSALRWIHVGGETLPPGQVRSWFDLFGPGHRITNLYGPTEATINAAWFLIDRRPADGLRRVPIGRPVAGATLAVVDAAGRPCPPGEAGELLISGPGLTSGYLDDAAQTEAAFVHRDGRRWYRSGDRVRVGPTGDLEFLGRLDDQVKLHGHRIEPAEIEAALGNHPAVATAVVLLQTEPYPRLVAYAQLTDPTADAATDAADLRRHLADRLPPQWVPARIELVRELPLTATGKVDRQLLTELPSEEPEPAGETPRTGTERRLAQVWQSVLGLPAVHRDDDFFAIGGDSIVALDVFARLREHFPALPRPTVIYDHRTLAGLAAAIDAAATGVPTADTSAPDVPGPDAAAADVPTVGYDPRPFPLAPAQRGFLLAEAVAPGSSSTWLARLRLSGRLDRRRFQQAVDVTVARHPMLRTVFPAGARPPVQQELPPTLRLPVLFETIESADQPASRVADRVDDRVARERQRTLEPWAWPLLRLLVLTVGPDEHVLLVHAHHLIGDGYSAALLGQELLALHDGLAAGAPVDVAPLRTTFRAYVAWLRQRQDAPDPQADRWRRERFGQPYRPPTLRTSTGAAATDVTGRTHTAGFTLDGAVSAALGRLAAAAGSGGYAPVLTAYRRGLARLTGQDDLVIGLTVTGRDHPLPDLHRLFGPCAVLLPLRLTGAGRAFDDDLAQVAGEVATARRHGAEGELISAESADSRPTAMLAGAQFIFSSLDFTGIGPTGDGAPGGLTLHWDDGDSELEPPPVGTDVLLTVRPVEAGLRVTVRAASAALDADRFASLVTAIEADLVCAGAAGTGRVATATGTGRVATATGTGRVATVGTVLDAAIVGYLPAPAQLAALAGIPAAALPREQIRELLFPARAPRLLEELVTPFGRSGFVCLPLFADELGPGLAPVTAAAVSLAAQAGARCVSLAGMLPSVTGYGFDVLRQVNSAVRVTTGHAATATSVVLTTLAALDAAGRDLATGPLAVVGLGSIGRSALELLLSQGGPQPPRIVLADLPASRRRLADYPDRLRRLGYQGELVWADSTPTAATQVYAAATIVAAVSSATEIVDVDRLRPGTVLVDDSFPHCVKTADALRRMRRDGDVLVVGGGLLSCGPVRRVLPAGLPAAAVAGYAARGALPDMVASCQLESLLQADRPELPLVHGLVDPELAAAYWSAARAAGIAAAPLHLGDTAVAELVDGRLPAPL; encoded by the coding sequence GTGCTGATCACGGACGGGCCGAACGGCGAGAAACACCTGCTCGATGTGCTGATCGCAGCCGCCGACGCCGCCCCCGATCAGACGATCACGCACGTACGCGGGGACGGGGCCGAGCGCGTCGTCACGCACCGGCAGCTGCGCGACGACGCACTGCGGGTCGCCGGTGGGCTGCACGACGCCGGGATCACGGCCGGCACACCGGTGATCCTGCTGGCCGACGGCGGCGACGACTTCCAGCCGATGTTCTGGGGCGCGCTGGCGGCCGGGCTGGTCCCCGTACCGCTGCCGCCGGAACCGACCCGGGTGGCCGGCGTGCGTGACATGCTCGGCGGCGTACCGGTGATCGTCGACGACGCCTGCGCCCCGATTGCGCGACAGGCCGACGCACCGGCGCTGCACATCGCCGGCCTACGCACAGGGCCGACCCGGCGACAGCTGCCGACACCCGACCCCGACGCACCCGCGTTCCTGCAGTTCTCCTCCGGCAGCACCGGCACCCCACGCGGCGTCGAACTGCGGCACCGCAACGTGCTGGCCAACCTGCGGCAGATCGGCCAGGCCGCCGCACTGACCAGCGACGACACCTCGGTCAGCTGGATGCCGTACTTCCACGACATGGGGCTGATCGGCACCCACCTGGCGCCACTGGCCGCCCGGCTGCGGCAGGTCCGGATCGGTCCGCTGACGTTCGCGAAACGGCCGCTGCTGTGGTTCAGCGTCGCGCACCGGCACCGGGCCACGCTGCTGTCGGCCGCCAACTTCGCCCTCGCGCTCGCCGTCCGGCGGGTGCCGGCCGAGAACCTGGCCGGGCTGGACCTGAGCGCCGTACGGCTGATGATGGTCGGCGCGGAGCCGATCTCGCCGGTGGTGTGGCGGGCGTTCGTCGAACGGACCCGGCCCGCCGGGCTCGACCCGGCCGCACTGCAACCGGTGTACGGGCTGGCCGAGGCGACCCTCGCCGTCACCGTCCCACCGCTGGGCGAAACCGCCGTACCGGTGCGGGTGGACCGGACGGCCCTCGCCGCCGGCACAGTGCAGCAGGCTGGCGAGGGCGACCCGGACACGGTGGAGTTCATGGACGTCGGGCGACCGGTGCCCGGCTGCCAGGTGCGCGTCGTCGACGACGCCGGCCGGGCCGCCGGGGACGGTCGAGTCGGTCGGATCGAGGTACGCGGCCCGAACGTGGCCGCCGGCTACCACGGTGACTTGGCGGCCACCGCCGAGGTGTTCGTCGACGGGTGGCTGCGTACCGGTGATCTGGGATTTTTGCGCGACGGCCGGCTCTGCGTGACCGGCCGGGCCAAGGACGTCGTCTTCGTCAACGGCCGTACCTTCCACGCCGCCGACCTGGAGGAGGTCGTCGCCGGCACGGCCGGGCTGCCGGCGGGGCGGGTCGCGGTGCTCGGCTGCACCGACCACGACCATGGTGCCGAGCGGGTCGTGGTCTTCGTGCAGTGGGCCCGGCCGCCGGCCGACGCCGCTGCGGTGCTGGCCCGGGTAGCGGCCCGGATCGTGACGGCGACCGGCCACGACCAGGTGCGGGTGCTGCCGGTGCCGGCCAGGGCGTTCCCCCGCACCACCAGCGGCAAGCTGCGTCGGCCCCGGCTGCGCCAGCGGTACGCCGCCGGTGACTTCGCCGCCGTCGAGCAGCGCTGGGCGGCAACGACTCCGCCGACGCCGGCGATCGCACCGACGATGAGCGCTGTTGCCGGTGGCGGGAGCCGCGACGAGGTGGAGCGGGTCGTGCGGGCGGTGTGGGCGCGGGTGCTGCGCCGGCCCGCCGACGACATCGGCGTCCACGACCGGTTCACCACGCTGGGCGGTTCGTCGCTGCAGGCGATGGAGGTGCTGGCCGGCCTGGAGGACGCGTTCGGCCGCGAACTCGACCCGGCCGAGCTGCGGGAACGGGCGACGGTGGCGGCACTGGCCGACCATCTGCTCACCCCGGTAGCGGACGGGAACGTGGAACCGGCCGGACCGGCGAGTGGTCCAGCGGCCGGGCCGACCGGCGGGCCAGCCGCCGCTGCGGCTGCCGGGGCGGCGGATGGGGTGGCGATCATCGGGCTGGCCTGCCGGTTCCCCAACGCGGACAGCCCGGACGAGTTCTGGCGGCAGTTGCTCGACGGGCGGGACAGTGTCGGCGAGATCCCGCCGCAGCGGTGGCGGCCGGCCGAGGGCGACACCGCCCGCTGGGGGGCGTTCCTCGACGACCCGGCCGGCTTCGACGCCGGCTTCTTCGGCATGTCCGACACCGACGCCGACCACACCGATCCGCACGCCCGGATCTTCCTGGAGTTGGCGCACGAGGCGCTGGAACGCGCCGGGTACGCCGGGCCGCGCCGGCACGGCCGCCGGGTGGGAGTGTTCGCGGCGGTCGGTGAAAGCGGCTACACCGAACTGCTCCGCGCCGAGTCCGACGTCACCGGCGAACCGGCCGCGCTGGTCGGCAACCTGCGCAACCTGATCCCGGCCCGCGTCGCGCAGGCCCTCGACCTGGCCGGGCCGGCGATCGCGGTCGACACCGCCTGCTCGTCGGCGCTGGTCGCGCTGCACCTGGCAGTACGCAGCCTGCGGGAACGCGAATGTGACCTGGCCGTCGTCGGCGGGGTCAACCTGAACCTGACGCCCACCGGGCACCGGCTGCTCGCCGCCGCCGGGGCGCTGTCGCCCACCGGCCGGTGCCGGGTCTTCGCCACCGACGCCGACGGGTTCGTGCCCGGCGAGGGCGGGGCCGCGCTGGTCCTGGCCCGCGCCGCCGACGCCCACGCCGCCGGGGACGAACTCCTTGCCCTGGTACGCGGGACCGCCGTCAACAACGACGGCCGCTCGTTGAGTCTGCTGGCCCCGAACCCGTTACGCCAACGGGAAGTGATCACCCAGGCGTACCGGGACAGCGGCGTCGACCCGGCCATTGTATCCTATGTGGAGGCACACGGGACGGGTACGGAGCTCGGTGACCCGGTCGAGGTGCGGTCGCTGGCGCACGCCTTCCCGCCGCGCCCGGACGGCCGACCCCGGCTGATCGGCTCGGTCAAGTCGAACCTCGGTCACCTGCTCAACGCCGCCGGGATGCCCGCCCTGGTCAAGGTGGTGCTGGCGCTGCGGCACCGGCAACTGCCGCCGTCGCTGCACGTCGACACCCCGTCGCCCCGACTGGACCTGCCCGCCGCCGGGTTCCAGGTGGTGACCGGCGCACAGGACTGGGTCGACGACGGTCCGTTGACCGCCGGGGTGAACGCTTTCGGGTTCGGTGGCACCAACGCGCACGCGATCCTGCAGGAAGCCACGCCAGCGACAGTTCTGCAGCAGGCCACGCCGGCAACAGCTCCGCAGCAGACCGCGCCGGCAGCGGAGCCGACCGCCGGGGCAGCCAGCGCCGGGCCGTACCTGGTGACCTGCTCGGCGGCGACCGAGGCCGCGCTGCGGCAGTCGCTGCAGGCCCTCGCCGCCCATCTCGACGCGCACCCGCAGCTGGATCCCGGCGACGTCTGCGCCACCGTCAACACCGCCCGGGACGACCGGCCGCACCGGGTCGCCGTCGTCGCCGACAGCACCGCCGGGCTCGCCGCCGCGTTGGCCGCCGCCGCGTCCGGCCCGGTCACCGAGGTGGTACGCCGGCCGCGTACCGCCGTGGTGTGGCCCGGCGACGAGACCGGGCCGACGGCGGTCTGCCGGCGGCTCGCTGACTGGGGGGTGGTGCCCGACGCCGTCACCGGCGACGACGCCGACCAGCTGCGGGCGCTGCTCGACCAGGGCTACGACGTGCTGCTCGGTGCCGACCCGGACCGGCTGACCCGGGCGGTACGCGACGCGTCGCCGCAGGCAGCGGACCGGGTCGAGGTGCTGTCGGTGCCGCCGACCGACGCCGACGGCGGGCTGACCGGGCTGGTCGGGGCGCTGTGGCAGCGCGGGGTCGCCGTGGACCGGGTCCGGCTCTCCGGTGGTCGGCGGCGGGTCGCCGTGCCGACGTACCCGTTCCAGCGGCGCCGGCACTGGCTGCCGGAGGCAGCGAAGGACCGGGACGGGCTGGTCCATCAGGTGTGCTGGTCGCCGCTGCCGCTGCCGCTGCTGGCTGGCCGCTCCCCCGCCTCGGTGCACCTGACCGGGCCGGGCGCGGCCCTCGGCCGCCCGTTGGCGGACGGGCTACGCGACCGGCTGACCGCCGACGGCATCGAGCTTGCCACCGGGATCGGTGACGCCGACCTCGTCGTGTACCTGGCCAGCGGTGACGCATTCGACGCCGACGGCGGCGTGGCCCGGCTGGACGAGGCCGTCGACGCCACGCTGCACGGCGTGACCGGGCTGGTCGCCGCGCTGCCCGAACGCGGATTCCGGCTGCTGGTCGTCACCCACGACGCGGTCAGCACCGGGGCCAGCGGTGAACGGCCGGACCCGGTGCAGAGCCTGGTCACCGGGTTGACGGCGGCGCTCGCCGACGAACACCCCGACAGCGTGGTGTCCGGAGTGGATCTGTCAGCGGCCGACGACGTACCGGCGTGGGTCAACGCGCTGGTCGCCGAGCTGGCGACCATGGGGGCACAGCCAGACCCGGCGGCGGTCGAGTCGCGTCCGGTGGCGTGGCGGGGCGGGCAGCGGCTGGGTCGGCGACTCGTACCCACCGCGCCGATCGGCGAGGAGCCGACGGAACCGGTCGACGCCGACGGCGTACAGCTGATTGTCGGTGGCACGGGTGGTGTCGGCGCCGCGCTCGCCGCGGACCTGGCCGCGCGCGGACACCGCCGGATCGTGCTGGCCGGCCGCGCCGCCGCCGCGCCGGACGGGCTGGTCGACCGGCTGCGGGCACTCGGCGCGCGGGTCGACTACCGCCGCTGCGACATCACCGACGCCGCCGACGTCGACGCGCTGATCGCCGGGCTGCCCGACCTCGCCGGGGTGTTCCACGCCGCCGGTGTGGTCCGGCCCGGCCCGCTGCGGTCGAGGTCCGTGGCGCAGCTGCAGGCCGTGCTGGCGCCGAAGGTACGCGGCGGTCACCTGCTGGTCCAGGCGCTGCGCCGGTACGGTCGACGCCCGGCGACCGTGGTGGCGTTCACCTCGGTCAGCGCGCTGCTGCCCGGACTCGCCGGGGCGGTCGGCGACTACGCCGCCGCCAACGCCTTCCTGGACACGTACGCCGCCGTCGAGCGGGCTGCCGGCCGGCCGCTGCGTACCGTCGGGTTCTCGGCCCTGGCCGACGCGGGGATGGCCGCCGACCCGGGGCTCGCGGCGCGGCTGGCCGCCCGGGGCCTCCCGGCGCTGCCGTTCGACGATGCCCTGCCGGCGCTGCGGTCGGCGCTGCGCAGACCCGCCGCGCACCTGGTCGTCGCCCGGCTGACCGCCGCGAGCGAGGCTGCGACAGTCACCGCGAGCGTGCCTCCAGTGGACACCCTGCCGCAACCGCAGGCCGTGCCGAGTAGCGACGCGGATCGGCAGCTGCACACCCCGGGCGAGATCAGGGACGTGCTGCGGCGGCTACTCGCCGACGCGCTGGACTGCGACCCGGCGCGGATCGACGACGACACGTCGTTTCTCTCCCTCGGCCTGGACTCGCTCACCGCCATCGACCTGGTCAAGACCCTCGAAGGCGAACTCGGCCGGCCGCTGCCGACCATGCTGCTGTTCGAGCACGGCACCATCGCCGCGCTCGTCGACCGGCTCGCGGATCCGCCGCCGGCTGCTGTTCCGACCGCCGTCACCGGGGACGACGACGGGGAGTCGTTCGCGCTGTCCGGGGTGCAGCGGGCGTTCCACACGCTGCACCGGCTCTACCCGCAGGTCGCCGCGTACGGGTTCGTCCGGCACGCCGTCACCGGGCAGCTCGACGCCGACCTGCTCGGCCAGGCGCTGGAACACCTGACGCGCCGGCACCCGATGCTGCGGATGCGGTGGACCGACGACGGTGCCGCGCCGCCCCGCCAGCTGATCGGCCCGCCGACGCCGCTCGCCGACTGGTACGCCGTCCACGATGACACCGGCGACGTCGACGCGCTGACCGAACGGCTGTGCAACGAGCCGATCGACCTGACCCGCCGACCGCCGCTGCGCGCCGTGCTGATCCGCACCGGTCCCGCCGACGCCCAACTGCTACTGGTGCTGCACCACGCCGCCGGGGACGGGGCCAGCCTCAGTGTGCTCAGCGAGGAGCTGTGGCAGGTGTACGGGGCGCTGGCCGCCGGCCGCGGACCACAGTTGCCGCCGGTGCCGGCGACGTTCCGCGACCACCTGGCCGTCGCCGCGCCGGCACGCGCGGAGGACCTGGCCTTCTGGCGGGAGACCCTGGCGTCGTGGCCGACCGGGCTGCGGCTGCCGTGGCACGACCCGACCGCACCGCCCGCGCCGCCGTACGCCGCCCATCAGGTCGCCGTCGACCCGCCGACGGTGGCCGCGTTGACCCGGGCGGCCGCGGCCGCGCAGGTGTCGCTGTTCCACCTGCTGCTCGCCGGGTACGCCCGGTGCCTGGCCCGCGCCAGCGGGCAGCGCACCGTCACCGTGTCGGTGGCGCGGGCCGGCCGCGACGCCCGGCTGCCCGGCGTCGACCGGGTCGTCGGGCCGTTCGCCGACACCCTGCCCGTGACGGTCGACGTCGACCCGGTCGAGCCGGCGGCCGACCTCGCGCGCCGGGTCCTGGCCGCCTGGCTGGTCGCGCAGCGGCACGGCACGGTCGACGCGGTCGACCTGGCGCGGGCGACGCCGCGACCCGACGACCCGGCTGGCGGCGGCGGTGGCGGCCGGCCGGTCACCACCAGCCCGGCCAGTTTCAGCTTCGCCCGTTTCCCGGTCATGTCCGACGCCGACCTGCCGGTACGGGTGTCGCCGGTCGCCGCCGGCACCGCGTCGGCCGGCACCCGGCTGGGGCTGCTCTGCTGGCCCGACGGCGAGCGGCTGCGGTTCGCCTGGAACCATCCGGTGGCGTCGCTGGACCGGGCGGCCGTCGCCGGGCTGGCCGCCGATTTCCTCGCCGAACTGGCTGACCTGGCCAAGCAGACCGACCCGCCCTCTACGGAGTCCACGTTGGGGGTACTGCCGTCGGTGGTGGAGCGAATCGGGCAGGTGTGTCGCCGGCACGCCGACGCCGTCGCAGTCGAGGCGGGCGAGCTGCGGATGACGTACCGACAGTTGGACGCCGCCGCCGACCGAGTCGCCGCCGCGCTGCGCCATCACGGCGTACAAGTCGGTGATCTGGTCGGATTGCTGGCCGCGCGCGGACCCGCCGCGGTCGCCGCCGCCGTCGGGGTGCTGCGCGCCGGGGCCGGCTGGGTGCCGTTGGACGTCGCCCACCCGGCGGCCCGCCACCGCGACCAGCTGCGCCGAAGCGGCACACGGGTGCTGTTGCACGACACCGAGTCGACGACGCTGGCCGATGCGTTGGCCGGGCTGGTCACGGTCGACATCGACACGATCATCGCCGACGGGACCGCAGTCGACCCGGTCACAGACGGCGCGGCCGCTGCCGACCCGGACGGTACGGCGTACGTCATCTTCACCTCCGGGTCGACCGGCCGCCCGAAGGGCGTGCCGGTCAGCCACCGGTCGATGGCGAACTACCTGCGCTGGGCGGTCGACACGTTCGGCTACCACAGCGGGGACCGGCTGGCGCAGACGTCGTCGTTGTGCTTCGACGCATCGGTCCGGCAACTGCTGGCGCCGCTGCTGGTCGGGGCGACGGTCGTCGTACTCGCTCCGCAGGTGCTGCGCGACCCCGACGAGGTGCTGAGCCGGGTCGAACACGACCGGATAACGGTCTGGAGCTCGGTGCCGACCCTGTGGGGACAGCTGCTGGCGGCGGCCCAGCGGCGTACCGCCTGGGGCGGGCCACCGGAACTGTCGGCGCTGCGCTGGATCCACGTCGGCGGCGAAACGCTGCCTCCCGGGCAGGTGCGGAGCTGGTTCGACCTGTTCGGTCCCGGGCACCGGATCACCAACCTGTACGGGCCGACCGAAGCGACCATCAACGCCGCCTGGTTCCTGATCGACCGGCGGCCGGCCGACGGCCTGCGGCGGGTGCCGATCGGCCGGCCCGTCGCCGGTGCGACGCTGGCCGTCGTCGACGCCGCCGGGCGGCCCTGCCCACCGGGTGAGGCCGGCGAGCTACTCATCTCCGGGCCCGGGTTGACCAGTGGCTACCTGGACGATGCGGCGCAGACCGAGGCGGCGTTCGTCCACCGCGACGGCCGGCGCTGGTACCGCAGCGGCGACCGGGTCCGCGTCGGACCCACCGGGGACCTGGAATTCCTCGGCCGGCTCGACGACCAGGTGAAGCTGCACGGCCACCGGATCGAGCCGGCAGAGATCGAAGCGGCGCTGGGCAACCACCCGGCGGTCGCCACGGCGGTGGTGCTGCTCCAGACCGAGCCCTATCCCCGGCTCGTCGCGTACGCACAGCTGACGGACCCGACGGCGGACGCTGCGACGGACGCCGCCGACCTGCGCCGGCACCTCGCCGACCGGCTGCCGCCGCAGTGGGTTCCGGCCCGCATCGAGTTGGTACGGGAACTGCCGCTGACCGCCACCGGCAAAGTGGACCGGCAACTACTCACCGAGTTGCCGAGCGAAGAGCCGGAGCCGGCCGGCGAGACACCGCGCACCGGCACCGAACGACGGTTGGCGCAGGTGTGGCAGTCCGTTCTCGGGTTGCCCGCCGTGCACCGCGACGACGACTTCTTCGCCATCGGCGGCGACTCCATCGTGGCCCTCGACGTCTTCGCCCGGCTGCGGGAACACTTCCCGGCCTTGCCCCGCCCGACGGTCATCTACGACCACCGCACCCTGGCCGGCCTGGCTGCGGCGATCGACGCAGCCGCCACCGGGGTTCCGACAGCGGACACGTCGGCTCCGGATGTGCCGGGCCCGGATGCGGCCGCTGCGGACGTACCGACGGTCGGCTACGACCCACGGCCGTTTCCACTCGCCCCCGCCCAGCGTGGCTTCCTGCTCGCCGAGGCCGTCGCGCCCGGCAGCAGCTCGACCTGGCTGGCCCGGCTGCGGCTGTCCGGTCGGCTGGACCGGCGCCGCTTCCAGCAGGCGGTCGACGTCACCGTGGCCCGGCATCCGATGCTGCGTACGGTGTTTCCGGCCGGGGCCCGGCCACCGGTGCAGCAGGAGTTGCCGCCGACGCTGCGGCTGCCGGTGCTGTTCGAGACCATCGAGTCGGCCGACCAGCCCGCCAGTCGGGTCGCCGACCGGGTCGACGACCGGGTCGCGCGGGAGCGTCAGCGGACGTTGGAGCCGTGGGCCTGGCCGTTGCTGCGACTGCTGGTGCTGACCGTCGGGCCGGACGAGCATGTCCTGCTGGTGCACGCCCACCATCTGATCGGCGACGGGTACAGCGCGGCGCTACTCGGGCAGGAACTGCTGGCTCTGCACGACGGGCTGGCGGCCGGAGCGCCGGTAGACGTCGCGCCGCTGCGCACGACGTTCCGTGCCTACGTGGCCTGGCTGCGGCAGCGGCAGGATGCCCCGGACCCGCAGGCAGACCGCTGGCGGCGGGAACGGTTCGGGCAGCCGTACCGGCCGCCGACGCTGCGCACCTCGACCGGTGCCGCAGCGACCGACGTCACCGGGCGGACGCACACCGCAGGGTTCACCTTGGACGGTGCGGTGTCCGCCGCGCTGGGCCGGCTGGCCGCCGCCGCAGGCAGCGGCGGGTACGCGCCGGTGCTCACCGCGTACCGCCGGGGGTTGGCCCGGCTGACCGGCCAGGACGACCTGGTGATCGGTCTGACCGTGACCGGCCGGGATCACCCGCTACCGGACCTGCATCGGCTCTTCGGACCGTGCGCGGTGCTGCTGCCGCTGCGGCTGACCGGTGCCGGGCGGGCGTTCGACGACGATCTGGCCCAGGTGGCCGGCGAGGTCGCCACGGCCCGCCGGCACGGCGCCGAAGGGGAGCTGATTTCGGCCGAGTCCGCTGACAGCCGGCCGACGGCGATGCTGGCCGGGGCGCAGTTCATCTTCAGCTCCCTCGACTTCACCGGGATCGGACCGACCGGTGACGGCGCACCGGGTGGGTTGACGCTGCACTGGGACGACGGCGACAGCGAACTGGAACCGCCGCCGGTCGGCACCGACGTGCTGCTGACCGTCCGACCGGTCGAAGCCGGGCTACGGGTCACCGTCCGGGCCGCGTCGGCAGCGCTGGACGCCGACCGCTTCGCCAGTCTTGTCACTGCGATCGAAGCCGACCTGGTCTGCGCCGGGGCAGCCGGCACCGGGCGGGTCGCCACTGCGACCGGCACCGGGCGGGTCGCCACCGCGACCGGCACCGGGCGGGTCGCCACTGTCGGCACCGTGCTGGACGCGGCGATCGTCGGCTACCTTCCGGCACCGGCCCAGTTGGCGGCGCTGGCCGGGATACCGGCGGCGGCGCTGCCCCGTGAACAGATCCGCGAGCTGCTGTTCCCGGCCAGGGCACCCCGTCTGTTGGAGGAGCTGGTCACGCCGTTCGGCCGCTCCGGGTTCGTCTGCCTGCCGCTGTTCGCCGACGAACTCGGCCCCGGCCTGGCGCCGGTGACGGCTGCCGCGGTCTCGCTCGCCGCCCAGGCAGGTGCCCGGTGCGTGTCGCTGGCCGGCATGCTGCCATCGGTCACCGGCTACGGCTTCGACGTCCTGCGGCAGGTGAATTCGGCGGTACGGGTGACGACCGGGCACGCCGCGACCGCCACGTCGGTGGTGCTGACCACGCTGGCTGCGCTCGACGCCGCCGGGCGTGATCTCGCCACCGGCCCGCTCGCCGTGGTCGGACTGGGCTCGATCGGCCGGTCGGCGCTGGAGCTGCTGCTGAGCCAGGGCGGGCCGCAGCCACCCCGGATCGTGCTGGCCGACCTGCCGGCCAGCCGCCGCCGACTGGCCGACTACCCGGACCGGTTGCGGCGTCTCGGCTACCAGGGTGAGCTGGTCTGGGCCGATTCGACGCCGACGGCCGCGACACAGGTGTACGCGGCGGCGACCATCGTCGCGGCGGTGAGCAGCGCCACCGAGATCGTCGACGTGGACCGGCTGCGCCCGGGGACGGTGCTGGTCGACGACTCGTTCCCGCACTGCGTGAAAACGGCCGACGCGCTGCGGCGGATGCGCCGCGACGGCGACGTGCTGGTGGTCGGTGGCGGGCTGCTCTCCTGCGGCCCGGTGCGGCGGGTCCTGCCCGCCGGTCTGCCGGCGGCGGCGGTCGCCGGGTACGCGGCACGCGGCGCGTTGCCGGACATGGTGGCGTCCTGTCAGCTGGAGTCGCTGCTGCAGGCGGACCGGCCGGAGCTGCCGCTGGTGCATGGTCTGGTGGACCCGGAGCTGGCGGCGGCGTACTGGTCGGCGGCGCGCGCGGCGGGGATAGCGGCGGCCCCGCTGCATCTGGGCGACACCGCCGTCGCGGAGCTGGTCGACGGGCGGCTGCCAGCGCCACTCTGA